In one window of Camelus dromedarius isolate mCamDro1 chromosome 7, mCamDro1.pat, whole genome shotgun sequence DNA:
- the YKT6 gene encoding synaptobrevin homolog YKT6 isoform X2, whose translation MKLYSLSVLYKGDPKVVLLKAAYDVSSFSFFQRSSVQEFMTFTSQLIVERSAKGSRASVKEQEYLCHVYVRNDSLAGVVVADNEYPSRVAFSLLEKVLDDFSKQVDRIDWPVGSPATIEYTGLDTHLSRYQNPREADPMTKVQAELDETKIILHNTMESLLERGEKLDDLVSKSEVLGIQSKAFYKTARKQNSCCAIM comes from the exons ATGAAGCTGTACAGCCTCAGCGTCCTCTACAAAGGCGATCCCAAGGTGGTGCTGCTCAAAGCCGCGTACGACGTGTCCTCCTTCAGCTTCTTCCAGAGGTCCAG TGTTCAGGAATTCATGACCTTCACAAGTCAACTGATCGTGGAACGCTCGGCGAAAGGCAGCAGAGCTTCTGTCAAAGAACAAG AATATCTGTGCCATGTCTACGTGAGAAACGACAGTCTCGCAGGAGTGGTCGTTGCTGACAATGAGTATCCATCCCGCGTGGCTTTCTCCTTGCTGGAAAAG GTACTAGACGACTTCTCCAAGCAGGTCGACAGGATAGACTGGCCAGTTGGATCCCCTGCTACCATCGAGTACACAGGCCTGGACACTCACCTCAGTAGATACCAG AACCCCCGAGAAGCTGACCCCATGACCAAGGTGCAGGCTGAGCTAGATGAGACCAAAATCATCCTG CACAACACCATGGAGTCTTTATTAGAACGAGGCGAGAAGCTGGATGATCTGGTGTCCAAATCTGAAGTGCTGGGAATTCAGTCTAAAGCCTTTTATAAGACG GCCCGGAAGCAAAACTCGTGCTGTGCAATCATGTGA
- the YKT6 gene encoding synaptobrevin homolog YKT6 isoform X1, with protein sequence MKLYSLSVLYKGDPKVVLLKAAYDVSSFSFFQRSSVQEFMTFTSQLIVERSAKGSRASVKEQEYLCHVYVRNDSLAGVVVADNEYPSRVAFSLLEKVLDDFSKQVDRIDWPVGSPATIEYTGLDTHLSRYQNPREADPMTKVQAELDETKIILHNTMESLLERGEKLDDLVSKSEVLGIQSKAFYKTSRYTAFPERFSHSQMEYFTEQWARRVYQVHPHAFAFRPGSKTRAVQSCDGSRRKPLRWSVTVIHVSSAAPRKRSCRGTTRMGTDAQFSPWSSREEPKGGGRDLGVGNVQIHMSSNF encoded by the exons ATGAAGCTGTACAGCCTCAGCGTCCTCTACAAAGGCGATCCCAAGGTGGTGCTGCTCAAAGCCGCGTACGACGTGTCCTCCTTCAGCTTCTTCCAGAGGTCCAG TGTTCAGGAATTCATGACCTTCACAAGTCAACTGATCGTGGAACGCTCGGCGAAAGGCAGCAGAGCTTCTGTCAAAGAACAAG AATATCTGTGCCATGTCTACGTGAGAAACGACAGTCTCGCAGGAGTGGTCGTTGCTGACAATGAGTATCCATCCCGCGTGGCTTTCTCCTTGCTGGAAAAG GTACTAGACGACTTCTCCAAGCAGGTCGACAGGATAGACTGGCCAGTTGGATCCCCTGCTACCATCGAGTACACAGGCCTGGACACTCACCTCAGTAGATACCAG AACCCCCGAGAAGCTGACCCCATGACCAAGGTGCAGGCTGAGCTAGATGAGACCAAAATCATCCTG CACAACACCATGGAGTCTTTATTAGAACGAGGCGAGAAGCTGGATGATCTGGTGTCCAAATCTGAAGTGCTGGGAATTCAGTCTAAAGCCTTTTATAAGACG AGCAGGTACACAGCCTTCCCAGAGAGGTTCTCACACTCCCAGATGGAGTATTTCACTGAACAGTGGGCGCGCCGCGTGTACCAGGTCCATCCACACGCGTTTGCTTTCAG GCCCGGAAGCAAAACTCGTGCTGTGCAATCATGTGATGGCAGCCGGCGGAAGCCCCTGCGCTGGAGCGTCACCGTCATTCACGTCAGCAGTGCAGCCCCCAGGAAGCGGAGCTGCCGGGGGACGACCCGGATGGGGACAGACGCTCAATTTTCACCTTGGAGCTCCAGGGAGGAGCCGAAGGGTGGTGGAAgggacctgggggtggggaacGTTCAAATTCACATGTCTagtaatttttga